The window GGCATTTCCATGTCCAGCGTTATCAGGTCGGGCGGTTGGGCGGCCGCAAAGCGCAGAGCCTGTTCGCGGTCGGTGACTCCCGTTGTTTCGTACCCATGAGCCGTCAGAACATTCACGAGATATTCGACGATGTTCACGTCATCGTCGACGACCATGATGCGTAAGGCCATGACGGACGCTCCTGTTTGCGCTGTGTCGAAGGGCGCTGACGAAGGAGGTTTCCTGCCTGTCAGAGGCAGGGAAAAGCGCGGGGAGGCACATGCCTCCCCGCGGCGTATACTATTCTTCGTCTTCGTCCTGCGGCTGCAGGTGTTCGGGAATGATCGCCATCTTCAGGATCAGCGGCTTCAGGAAGGTCCAGCGGATGCCGATTTCGAACTCTTCCTCAAGGTCACGGATTGCGTCCCAGCAGTTGTGGCAGGGAGCCACTACCAGCTTGCAGCCGGTTGCGAGGATCTGGTCGCGCTTGGTCTTCAGCGCTTCGTTACGCTGATGACGGTATTTGCCGATACCGTTGAAACCGCCGCCACCGCCGCAACAGTAGTTGTGCTCACGGTTGGGGGCCATTTCGCGGAAGTCTTCGGCGATGTAGCTCATGATCTCGCGGGTGATGTTCGCAAGGCCATGGTTACGCACGTAGTTACAGGAGTCCTGCAGGGTCACAGGTTCCTTGATCTTCTTGGCAGGATCGATCTTGATCTTACCGGTGCGCAGCGCTTCGGCGAGCCATTCCACATAGTGGATGTAGGGGGCGGGAGTCAGGCCGTCCTCACGTCCGGCCCAGTAGGGACCTTCGATGACGGTTGCACGGTGTGCGTGGCCGCATTCCGTACCTACCACGCGCTTGGGACGCAGGCGCTCAATGGCGGCGTACACGGTTTCCACCTGCTTCTTGCAGGCAGCCCAGTCGCCGGCGAACATGGAGAGCGAGGTCTGTTCCCAGCCGGAGCTGGGCACGGTCCAGTTTTCACCGGCCAGGTGGAAGAGGATGGCCGCTTCCGCAAGGTCTTCCGGGTAGTGCTTGGGTTCGCGGGCGTTCAGGGTGTACATGATGTCCGCGTCTTCCTTGTCCACCGGAATCTCAAGGCCGGGCCATTCTTCGCCGTATTCGTCGGCCATCCATTCGCAGGTATCCACCCAATCTTCTTCGGTCACGTCCATCTGGGCGTTGTACACGCGGTGCATGCCGGAGCCGATCTTCATTTCCCACGGCACGAAGCCCTGAGAGTAGAGAAGGCCACGCAGGTAGCTGAACATGACGCCCATGTCGATGCCGTGGGGGCAGTACATGCCGCAACGGTTGCAGCAGGTGCACTGGGACCATGCCACGTCCACGCAGTGACGCATGAACTCGTTGGTCACGTTGCCCTTCTTCTTGACGATTTCACCA is drawn from Desulfovibrio mangrovi and contains these coding sequences:
- the hmcF gene encoding sulfate respiration complex iron-sulfur protein HmcF, producing MPEGIFCNKRPVNTEEDLKALLGDKGGAQYYEEMKKLDVDVPALAATLEKTCKARIRTWLEICAHCGMCADSCFLYRVSERDPKQVPAYKIQSTLGEIVKKKGNVTNEFMRHCVDVAWSQCTCCNRCGMYCPHGIDMGVMFSYLRGLLYSQGFVPWEMKIGSGMHRVYNAQMDVTEEDWVDTCEWMADEYGEEWPGLEIPVDKEDADIMYTLNAREPKHYPEDLAEAAILFHLAGENWTVPSSGWEQTSLSMFAGDWAACKKQVETVYAAIERLRPKRVVGTECGHAHRATVIEGPYWAGREDGLTPAPYIHYVEWLAEALRTGKIKIDPAKKIKEPVTLQDSCNYVRNHGLANITREIMSYIAEDFREMAPNREHNYCCGGGGGFNGIGKYRHQRNEALKTKRDQILATGCKLVVAPCHNCWDAIRDLEEEFEIGIRWTFLKPLILKMAIIPEHLQPQDEDEE